Proteins co-encoded in one Balneolaceae bacterium genomic window:
- a CDS encoding VCBS repeat-containing protein, whose translation MNSKFYLLLLIIVGFLVLLFSCYHQQQEPRFKKIHSDQSKITFFNHIEQTPDFNIINYLYFYDGGGVSIGDINGDGLPDIYLTANMGKNRLYLNEGDFKFRDITDQAGVGGSGDWTTGTTMVDINGDGWLDIYICNVDYLNKSGRNQLFINNGDYTFIERAEEYGLAFSGYSKQATFFDMDRDGDLDMFLVNHSIHNQDSFQPRDQQNIHSPKGGDRLYRNDDGKFVDVTKEAGIHSTQLGYGLNVSVSDINGDHYPDIYVTNDFHEHDYLYLNEKNGTFNDVLQISAGHTSRASMGSDIADINNDLKPDIAVVDMLPYTEKRLKTSISSEPYELYSLQREYGYHPQLIRNTLQLNIGQDSSSIPMLAEIAQMAGVHATDWSWSGLLFDMDNDGLKDFFVTNGIYRRPNNMDYLTMVRQSSIQRSLNMGITDENISVIDSMPQLKIPNFAYRNKGSIQFSNQTEKWGFTTPTYSNGAAYGDLDNDGDLDLVINNVNSVASLYQNMTIEQDSTSYLTLKLEGSGKNSKGIGSKAIVYTDNGYQALELYPTRGFQSSVDSRLFFGLGEVEKIDSLKINWPTGKKTLYKNISTNQLLTITEDQVEKEEEIEKESYSSPFKEVSSPLLPVYRHQEDTYDAFSLQPFMPYQLSELGPAIAVADINGDGLEDIFFGGAAEQSGSIYLQRNDEKFIKQEINIFNKHAYSEDTDAEFFDANGDDYLDLYVVSGVNERSSQNDEFLSDRLYINDGNGDFTYDIGSLPNFTSNGSVVLPIDFNDDGNDDLFIGSRSVPRSYGEDPIHYFLKNNGDGTFENVTDSVGSSLKNVGMVSDAKKADITGDGRLDLVVAGDWMPVTVFKNINGKFVKDESFISPSGLWQTLHLSDMDSDGDVDILAGNIGLNTPFQVSEEKPLIMYAANFTGLGNTDPIIGYTKDTIVYPVVPLYQLVQNIAVLRNRFPTYESYANKSLIDIFGRRQLEKVPQRKVTSLASVYFENQGNGLFKTDPLPVEMQSAPIFSFYTPNLNRGENLDIIAGGNLHKVRPVYGGRYDASYGWYLEGKSEKNLEPKPISLKVRGEIREIKSVRVGKNYQLIIIGINNDTPIFLRKSSD comes from the coding sequence ATGAATTCAAAATTTTATTTGTTACTACTAATTATAGTTGGATTTCTAGTATTATTATTCTCTTGTTACCATCAACAACAAGAACCACGGTTCAAAAAGATCCATTCTGATCAAAGCAAAATTACTTTCTTTAATCATATAGAACAGACGCCGGATTTTAATATCATTAACTATCTTTATTTTTATGATGGAGGTGGAGTGTCAATAGGAGATATAAATGGAGATGGTTTGCCCGATATTTATTTAACAGCTAATATGGGAAAGAACCGTCTGTATTTGAATGAAGGGGATTTTAAATTTAGAGATATTACAGACCAAGCCGGAGTCGGAGGATCCGGAGATTGGACAACAGGCACAACAATGGTTGATATTAATGGAGACGGATGGCTTGACATATATATATGCAATGTTGATTACCTAAATAAAAGTGGACGTAATCAACTATTTATAAACAACGGGGATTATACTTTTATAGAACGAGCGGAAGAATATGGACTTGCTTTCAGTGGGTATTCAAAGCAAGCAACATTTTTTGATATGGATAGAGATGGTGACCTTGATATGTTTTTGGTAAACCATTCAATACATAATCAAGATTCGTTTCAACCCCGCGATCAGCAGAATATTCATAGTCCTAAAGGGGGTGATCGCTTGTATCGTAATGATGATGGAAAATTTGTGGATGTCACCAAAGAAGCAGGAATTCATAGCACACAGTTGGGATACGGATTAAATGTATCGGTTAGTGATATAAATGGAGATCATTATCCTGATATTTATGTAACGAATGATTTTCATGAACATGATTATCTATATCTAAATGAAAAAAATGGTACGTTTAATGATGTGTTGCAAATAAGTGCAGGGCACACCAGTCGTGCTTCCATGGGCAGTGATATAGCAGATATAAATAACGATCTCAAGCCTGATATTGCTGTAGTAGATATGCTGCCATATACTGAAAAAAGACTTAAAACATCTATAAGCAGCGAACCTTATGAGCTATATTCTCTTCAACGAGAATATGGTTATCACCCACAGCTTATAAGGAATACCCTACAATTAAATATTGGTCAAGATAGTAGCTCTATTCCCATGTTGGCAGAAATTGCTCAAATGGCCGGTGTTCATGCCACAGACTGGAGTTGGTCAGGTTTGCTTTTTGATATGGACAATGATGGGTTAAAGGATTTCTTTGTTACGAATGGAATCTACCGACGACCTAACAATATGGATTACCTTACCATGGTTAGACAAAGCTCAATACAGCGTTCACTGAATATGGGCATAACAGACGAAAATATATCAGTGATAGATAGTATGCCTCAACTTAAAATTCCTAACTTTGCTTATCGAAATAAAGGTTCAATTCAATTTTCGAATCAGACGGAAAAATGGGGATTTACTACACCTACTTATTCAAATGGTGCAGCATATGGAGATTTAGATAATGACGGTGATCTGGATTTAGTCATAAATAACGTAAATTCAGTTGCTTCTCTTTACCAGAATATGACAATTGAACAAGATAGCACAAGTTATCTAACATTGAAGCTTGAGGGAAGCGGAAAGAATTCAAAAGGCATTGGCAGCAAAGCTATTGTTTATACAGATAATGGTTACCAAGCCTTAGAGTTGTATCCAACCCGTGGGTTTCAATCTTCAGTTGATTCACGCCTGTTCTTCGGTTTGGGCGAAGTTGAGAAAATCGATAGTCTGAAAATTAATTGGCCTACCGGGAAAAAAACCTTATACAAAAATATTTCTACTAACCAGCTACTTACCATTACAGAAGATCAAGTAGAAAAAGAGGAAGAAATAGAAAAAGAGTCTTACTCATCTCCGTTCAAAGAAGTTTCAAGCCCCTTATTGCCAGTTTATCGTCATCAAGAAGACACTTATGATGCTTTCAGCTTGCAACCATTTATGCCTTACCAGTTATCAGAATTAGGACCTGCCATAGCAGTTGCTGATATTAATGGGGATGGACTAGAGGATATATTTTTTGGGGGAGCTGCTGAACAAAGTGGCTCCATTTATTTACAGCGAAATGATGAAAAATTCATAAAGCAGGAAATAAACATTTTCAATAAACATGCTTATTCTGAAGATACTGACGCTGAATTTTTCGATGCAAATGGTGATGACTATTTAGATCTTTATGTTGTAAGTGGAGTAAATGAGAGGAGCAGTCAGAATGATGAATTCCTATCTGATCGATTATATATTAATGATGGTAATGGAGATTTTACATATGATATTGGTTCTCTGCCCAACTTCACAAGCAACGGGTCCGTAGTTTTACCAATCGATTTTAATGATGACGGGAATGATGATTTATTCATTGGTAGTCGCTCAGTTCCAAGAAGTTATGGAGAAGATCCAATCCATTATTTTCTTAAAAATAATGGAGATGGAACATTTGAAAATGTGACGGATTCGGTTGGCTCAAGTTTAAAAAATGTCGGAATGGTTAGCGACGCAAAAAAAGCAGATATCACTGGTGACGGTCGCTTAGATCTTGTTGTAGCAGGAGATTGGATGCCTGTAACAGTTTTTAAAAATATTAATGGTAAATTTGTAAAAGATGAGTCCTTTATATCTCCTTCCGGTTTATGGCAGACTCTTCATTTGTCCGATATGGATTCTGATGGTGATGTTGACATATTAGCAGGCAATATTGGTCTTAACACTCCTTTCCAGGTATCTGAAGAAAAACCTCTAATAATGTATGCAGCTAATTTTACAGGGTTGGGCAATACCGATCCTATCATTGGCTATACTAAAGACACTATTGTATACCCAGTTGTACCATTATACCAGTTAGTTCAAAATATTGCCGTTCTCCGAAATCGGTTTCCTACATATGAATCCTATGCTAATAAATCATTGATTGACATATTTGGTAGGAGACAATTAGAGAAAGTACCACAACGTAAGGTTACCAGCCTGGCATCTGTTTACTTTGAGAATCAGGGTAATGGTTTATTTAAGACGGATCCGTTGCCTGTTGAGATGCAGTCGGCTCCAATATTCTCTTTTTATACTCCTAATTTAAATAGAGGTGAAAACTTAGATATAATAGCCGGAGGAAATTTACATAAAGTTCGTCCGGTCTATGGGGGACGTTATGATGCAAGTTATGGCTGGTATTTAGAAGGTAAGTCAGAGAAAAATTTAGAACCAAAACCTATTAGTTTAAAGGTGAGGGGGGAAATACGAGAAATTAAAAGTGTAAGAGTTGGCAAAAACTATCAATTGATTATTATCGGAATAAATAATGACACTCCTATCTTTTTGAGAAAGTCTTCTGATTAA
- a CDS encoding metallophosphoesterase family protein: protein MRKIGLIADTHNYLDPQISEFFSDRDEIWHAGDFGNLKISKALEEIAPVIGVYGNIDGNDIRTKYPLHQRFDCDGVDVWMTHIGGIPGRYCIPIRREIENNTPDLFICGHSHILKIARDHSLNKMLYMNPGAAGKQGFQVYRTIVRFAIDSGKIQDVEVINLDKVED from the coding sequence ATGAGAAAGATAGGACTTATAGCAGATACACATAATTATCTCGACCCCCAAATTAGTGAATTTTTTTCGGATCGGGATGAAATATGGCACGCCGGTGATTTTGGAAATCTTAAAATTTCAAAGGCGCTGGAAGAGATTGCACCGGTTATTGGGGTGTACGGCAATATTGACGGGAATGATATTCGAACTAAATATCCGCTCCACCAACGATTTGATTGCGATGGGGTGGATGTTTGGATGACTCATATTGGTGGAATCCCGGGCCGCTACTGTATTCCCATCCGCCGGGAGATTGAAAATAATACCCCGGATCTTTTTATTTGCGGCCACTCGCATATCTTAAAAATAGCAAGAGATCATTCGCTCAACAAAATGCTCTATATGAATCCCGGTGCAGCAGGTAAACAGGGTTTCCAGGTATACAGAACGATTGTACGTTTTGCGATTGACTCGGGAAAAATTCAGGATGTGGAAGTTATAAATTTGGATAAGGTAGAAGATTAA
- a CDS encoding glycosyltransferase family 2 protein has translation MKHSVSIIIVTWNALNHLRKFLPSVAATNYTNFEIIIANNASDDGTVNWVEENYPDCKVITFDRNYGYAAGNNRAVKYASGEILIFLNNDVQTDPNWLIGLNNVFQDPSVGIAQPKLRSAQNKDYFEYAGAAGGFIDWMGYTFCKGRLMNHVEKDAGQYDTSGDIFWASGAAFAIRKELFQKSGGFDEDFEFHMEEIDLCWRCLKRGEKIRYVPGSVVYHLGGGSLAHGSPRKVFYNYRNNLLMLLKNLDRFVIPKLLFRLILDGISGIRTLFKGNPAETWAIIRAHFSFYRMIPETLKKRKALKHSSTSKTPESLVMHHLLIVEYFLKGKQTFDELDFTPDE, from the coding sequence GTGAAACATTCAGTCAGCATTATTATTGTAACCTGGAATGCATTGAATCATCTTCGGAAATTTCTGCCATCTGTTGCGGCAACAAACTATACCAATTTTGAGATAATTATCGCTAATAATGCCTCTGATGATGGAACTGTAAACTGGGTTGAAGAGAATTATCCGGATTGTAAAGTGATTACATTCGACCGGAATTATGGCTACGCAGCGGGAAACAACCGGGCTGTAAAATATGCATCGGGAGAAATACTCATTTTCCTCAATAATGATGTCCAAACAGATCCCAACTGGCTCATTGGTTTAAACAATGTGTTTCAAGATCCTTCTGTCGGTATCGCTCAGCCAAAATTACGGTCAGCACAAAACAAGGACTATTTTGAGTATGCCGGTGCTGCCGGTGGTTTTATCGACTGGATGGGATATACATTTTGCAAGGGAAGATTAATGAATCATGTTGAAAAAGATGCAGGACAATATGATACCTCCGGTGATATCTTTTGGGCGTCGGGAGCGGCTTTTGCCATTCGAAAAGAACTGTTTCAAAAAAGCGGGGGATTTGATGAAGATTTTGAATTCCATATGGAAGAGATTGACCTCTGTTGGCGCTGTTTAAAACGTGGTGAAAAAATCAGGTATGTACCCGGCAGTGTAGTTTATCATCTTGGAGGAGGCTCATTAGCTCATGGATCACCAAGAAAAGTTTTCTACAACTACAGGAATAATCTCCTGATGCTGCTGAAGAACCTGGATCGATTCGTTATACCAAAACTTTTATTTCGTTTAATTTTGGATGGCATCTCCGGTATTCGAACTCTATTCAAAGGAAATCCAGCCGAGACATGGGCTATTATCAGAGCTCATTTTTCTTTTTACAGGATGATTCCAGAGACATTGAAAAAGAGAAAAGCTTTAAAACACTCTTCAACATCAAAAACACCAGAATCGTTAGTGATGCATCATTTACTGATTGTCGAATATTTTTTAAAGGGAAAGCAGACATTTGATGAGTTGGATTTTACTCCTGATGAGTAG
- a CDS encoding alpha/beta hydrolase family protein, translating to MKFKKIVLSAILVALTQSATAQMPEAPPQGEAKIESMTSEVLGVERGYSVYLPKSYTVDENRTYPVLYLLHGVFGDHKDWVERGHVQDVANRLIDGDKAVEMIIVMPDGGTEWDGYFNMEGWPYEDYFFNEFMPYIEENYRVKTGKENTAIAGLSMGGGGATVYGQKYPDKFSTVYAMSALMTLGEGEGLNQDDPKFRELNRTVREESAVNFVANADEETVEELKSIRWFVDCGDDDFLFDANIAFVEEMRQKGIPLQFRVRDGGHDWEYWHSALYMALEYVSHGFMKN from the coding sequence ATGAAATTTAAGAAAATCGTTTTATCAGCAATACTGGTAGCTCTTACTCAATCAGCAACGGCCCAAATGCCGGAAGCACCACCACAGGGTGAGGCCAAAATTGAATCAATGACAAGCGAAGTCCTTGGCGTGGAGCGGGGGTACTCCGTCTATCTGCCAAAAAGCTATACGGTTGATGAAAACAGAACCTATCCAGTATTGTATTTGCTGCATGGCGTTTTTGGAGATCACAAAGATTGGGTAGAGCGCGGACACGTACAGGATGTAGCCAACCGCTTGATTGACGGAGACAAGGCCGTTGAAATGATCATCGTAATGCCGGATGGCGGAACTGAATGGGACGGATATTTTAACATGGAGGGATGGCCGTACGAAGATTATTTCTTTAATGAGTTCATGCCCTATATCGAAGAGAATTACCGGGTGAAAACCGGGAAAGAAAACACCGCAATTGCAGGACTTTCGATGGGAGGCGGTGGTGCAACTGTCTATGGTCAGAAATATCCAGATAAATTTTCAACGGTTTATGCGATGAGTGCTCTGATGACCCTCGGAGAAGGGGAGGGGCTCAACCAGGATGATCCAAAATTCCGGGAACTCAACCGAACCGTTCGTGAAGAGAGTGCCGTAAATTTTGTAGCAAATGCAGATGAAGAAACGGTCGAAGAGTTGAAATCGATTCGATGGTTTGTGGATTGTGGTGATGACGATTTCCTGTTTGATGCCAACATCGCTTTCGTGGAGGAGATGAGGCAGAAGGGAATTCCGCTGCAGTTCAGAGTTCGTGATGGCGGTCACGACTGGGAATACTGGCACTCGGCACTTTATATGGCGTTAGAGTATGTTTCACATGGATTTATGAAGAATTAA